The nucleotide sequence ACTGGGGCCCTGGCCCCTCCACCAGGGCCCCCCAGGTATCCTCCTTAGCTGTTATCTCTCCTGCAGTCTGGGGCTCCTGAACACCTGGCTACCTGCAACACTGTCCAGGATCTAATGCTGCTGGAAGCCTCTCTGACCTTTCAGGAGCAGAGCCcagggtgcagggggaggggggtggacagGCCCTGGGATGGTCTGTGCAAGGAGACCAGTGCCCATGGGAGAACGTCTCTGCCCTGTCCTGTGGCTTTCCACGTGACTGaccccaggagagcagagggacTTGGGGGAAGGAGTCCCGTATAAAGTTGGGAGACGTGGATTCATGACGAGCTGTGCCTGCTCCTCTCAACTTGACGTCCCCATCCAGCCCAATGGGGCTGCTGGCGTGCACCTCCTTTAGTTCGCTCCTGGCTCCACAGCTGACCTGGCTCCCACCCTTCCtgcaggaggaggcagaggcctTGGCGGAGCTCCAGAGCCGGCTTCAGGAAGCCCAGGACACCACAGAAGCACTTCAAGTCCAGGTGGGCACTGAGCCCAGGGGCCGGGAAGGCTGGGGCACGGGGAGGTGGGGTATCTGAGGCAGGGCCTGGTAAGTGCCCTGTTTCCTCAGTGACAAGGGTGGGGTTGGGCGGGACAGCTGGGGGTGCAGGAGGTGCAGCTGCAGGGCCTTCGGGGGGCCCTTCGGCAGCTCCAGCAGGAGACCGAGCAGAACTGTAGAAGGGAGCTGCAGCAGATGCATGGGCGGCTGGCAGGTAAGGGATGGGACCAGAGGGCTCGCGAAAAGGCCATGGGGTCAGGGCTCTCCCTCACAACAAACTCTCCCTGCCAGGACTTCGGGCACGGATGGCCAGTCTGCGTCAGGGCTGTGGGGACCTCCGAGGACTGGTCAGCACATTTACCCAGAGCTGTCAATGTTCGCTCAGTGAGGCCCGGGGTCAGGTCAGGACCATCTGCCCCCTCTCCAGAACATGCTCTCTGAGCAGCCTGGTCACTGTTCTTCCGTGGGGAacccttattctttctttctaccCTGGGGGGCTGCCTGCTGTAATGGAGGTGGTAGGCTCTGGAATCAGAACAGCTTGTGATCTCACACACCCTAGGTGTGATCTCATTTCTGGGTCTCACTTTTGTCGGTACAAACTGGGGTGACAGTAAATCCCTCACAGGATTGCCAACCCTGGAGGAGACAGATGTCTTTTTCCCTGATTCTCCTCAGGTTCTGGGTCTCCACCTGGGCCCACAAATGATGCCCCTAGGGGCCCAAAGCCACTGAAAGTTATATCCTCAGCAGCCCCTCCGCCAAGCTCCTCAACTGCACCCACTTCCTCACATCCCTATTCCACCAGGTGTCCTGGGCCCTGGGGGCACTGTCATCTGGCGGGGCTGGGACTCAGCTCCCTGAGGAGCAGCAGGGGCCCCCAACTGGATGCCCAGGGCGGCTGCTGGAGCTCAAGGGTATGGCAGGCTTGGGAAGTGGAGGAAGTGGGGCCTCCCCATGCTTTAGGGCCTGGGAGGCAGCCCACTGATGTGATCTCCATCCCAGGAAATATCCGTGTGCTGTGTCGGCTGAGGCCAGGGACACCCTCCAGCCTGGTGAGCTCGGAGCCTGGCCCCAGTGGCACGGTCACCACCTGCTATCGAGGGCGCCAGCGTCGCTTCCGCCTGGACTGGGTTTTCTCTCCAGAGGCCAGCCAGGAGGAGGTGATGGTCTGCCCTTGCGTCTGTGCTGTCCTTCCCTCATACTGCCCCCGGATCAGAAGAGGCTCTGGGTTCCCCTTCATCTGCCTTCCCGGTGGCTGAACTCcagtgaagggaagggaagggagcaggtTCTGGGAGGCAGGAATGGGAGCCTAGCTGGGCACCTCCTCTGCGGTTCCAGTGGAAATAAGCCTTCTGGTTTAATGGAaaggttaacattttaaaaagtaacttttttaCCAGGAAACTAAGGAAAATGATCTTGTCTGAAATGATGGCCACCGCTCGAGAGCTGGCTGCAGAGCGTGGCCAGGGTGGGGACAGTGCTGTAACCACCTTCCTCCAGGCTTGCCGGCTGCTTACTCTTTCAGCCGGGGTGGAGTGGGCTGGCTGTGAGGGCAGGCTCCCCTCCATGCCTTGTGGCCAAGGAAGCAGTCGGGGCGCAAGGGCGAGTGGGTGGTTTCCAGCCTCAGTGCCCTCCTGGGAGCCCACTACAGACCCcgctctcctcccccctccccgttCCCGCCAGGCCCAGCTCCCCACCTTGCTTCATACGCTCCCTGTCTCCCTGTCGCTGTCCACATAGACTTTGGCATGAGAACTTCCAAAGCTCAGGAAACAGAGGCGATGGAGTAAGGGAGAGAGCTAGCAGAGATTCTGACCTGTGTTGGCCTCACAGGTACACGGTGTGAGGAGTGGCAGGTGGCCAGggctccttcccccacttcctGGAGTACCACGGCTGTTTTTCACTTGTCTCTCTATCTCACACACTTCCCCTGGTCTCAGCCTGCATCCCAAACTTCAGCCCTGTGCAGCCTGCCCCGTCTGCAGTCCTCTGACGGGGCCCTCCAATTCCAGTGTGTCTGAATGAAGGAGCCAAAGGCATCTTTCACTGAGCCTGCTCACCTGTGTTCCCCATCGTGCAAGGGCACCACAGCCCCCCATCAGTCACCCTCAGTGCTTCCTTCCGGTCATGGAATCTCAGTGACCTCCCTGGCAAGTCTGCATTCTGCCCTCATTGCTGGCAGGGAACACGTTAAGTAGAACTTGCAGGCTACTCTGTTGGCAGCCACCTTCTGGCCACAAAAGCTGGCCATGTCATTGCTCAAAAGGCTGCTGCTGGGGTCCAGTTGCCCACAGGATATAAGTCCCAGCGCCATTTCCTCCTCAGCCGCCTCTCTGTGTACCCTCGCAGGCCAGGGTTCCAGTGATCTTGACGAGCCACCGAGAGCTGGTCACTGTGCAGCCCTTCTGGGCTCATTCTTTGTGTGCCCGGTGCTGCTCTAGTCCTCTTGTACATGCTCCCCTTGAGCCCTTACGACAGGTGGCACTGTAGTCGTCACCTCACAGAGGGAAAACCTTAGCCCAGAAGGACGATGGATGCTTTGCTTCCCATCATACCTGGGGTTTGAACCTGGCAGCCAAGCCCAGCATCTGGGCTCTCGGCTGCTGCGCCCCTGGGCCTCCCAGGTGGTCCTCAGAATTCCAGTGCTCCGTgttgcttgctctttctttctggcacatcccttccctcctctgcctgGCAAATTCTTGCAAatgcctcctccagggagcctctTCAATTTGTTGGGAGATCCTCCTTTCCACTGTGCCCTCCTAGAGCCGCCCTCCCCAGGGAATCAAGCTTCATTCACACTGTGTCCCGGGTCCTGGGGCTTAGGACCCTTACCCCCTCCGACCCTAGGTCTTCCGGGAGCTGGAGCCAGCTGTGCTGTCCTGCCTCCGAGGCTACAGTGTCTGCATTTTCACCTATGGTCAGACGGGCACGGGGAAGACCTACAGTatggaggtgggaaggggagacCCGGGGTGGCtcctggggccaggggctgggatgTGAGTCTGATGCAGcaccccaccctgtccccagggCCCACCTGAGGACCCTGGCATAGCTCCTAGGGCACTGCAGTCACTGTTCCAGGAGATGGGGACTGGAGGGCAACACCGTGTAACTCTCAGCATGGTGGAGATCTACAATGAGGCTGTCAGGTCAGGGCCATGCTACAGTGCCTTGTCCTCACCCTGTGCTCTTCCAGTTACCCTGGGAACCTCAGAAACCGAGCCCTTCCCTTTCTCACCAGGGACCTCCTTGCCCCAGGGCCTCCAGAGCGCCTGGCCGTGAGGCAGGGCCCAGCAGGCCAGGGGGGCATTCAGGTGGCTGGTCTCACCTACTGGGATGTGCCCAACCTGGAGACCCTGCACCAGGTAAGGCTGCCCAGTGGcaacgcaccccccccccccaggaattCTCCAAGGCCCCGCCTGTGCTCCCACCTAGGGACGCAGACCCTGCAGCAGGTAGGTCCTATTGCTCCGCCCTCCAGATGCTGAGCCTGGGGAGGAGCAACCGGGCCACCGCCGCCACCACCAAGAATCGGCACAGCTCTCGGTCGCATGCTTTGGTCACGCTGACACTACGCACAGCGTCCCCACCTCGCGGACCAGGCACCGCAGGTACCAAGGCGCGCACCTGAGCCCCGCAGGTTGGGGGGAGGGCCCGCAGCACCCAAGACCAGGGCTCCCTCCACGTCGGGCTTGCTTGCCCTTGCAGGCACCCTGCACCTGGTGGACCTGGCTGGATCCGAGCGTGCCTGGAAGGCAGGGGCGGCCAGCACGTCGCCGGGAGACCGAGATGGCGCCCAGCGTCTGCGGGAGGCCCGGACTATCAATCGCTCACTGCTGGCCCTGGGGGGCGTGATGGCCGCGCTGCGGGCCCGCCGGCCACACGTGCCCTTCCGCGATTCTCAGCTCACGCGCCTTCTGCAGCCTGCGCTGGGACCTGGTGCCACCGCGGTGCTGCTGCTGCAGGTGGGCCTCGGGCAGGCATGGGGTGGTTTGCAAGCCAGGCGCCGCCCGCTCAGGGCCCGCCCATCTGCGCCGCTTCCCCGCAGATTTCCACGCGGCCCGAGGATCTGGGCGAGACTGTGTGCTCGCTGAAGTTCGCCGAGCGAGTGGGCCAAGTGGAGCTGGGGCCAGCCCGGCGCTGCAGGGCCCCGCGCTCTGGGACGCCCTCTTCCCTCAGCACCGACACACCACTCACCGGGACCCCCTGCACTCCCACGCCGTCCCCCGGCAGCCCTCCAAGTCCCGGCCCAGAGAGCGACTCCAGCTCGGCCCTTGGGACCCAAAAGAACATGCCCTCGTAGTCTGGAGTCGCGTCTCTGCCGGCAGAGGCAGCAAAGCTCCTACACCCTCACAACCTCCTTGACCTCTGGGggcccactgccccctcccccggaATTGGTTCCCTTGCCCCATGAGTATTTAGTGTAGGTACATgattgcctctccctcccccaggccctcagCTCCCTCCTTATCACCATTTGCTGTTATCGCAGCACACAGCAGGGGATGCCAGAACCGTGGGAGGTAGACCCCGCCAAGTGGTTATCCCAATCACCACCCCATCACCAAAAATCAGACTCGGCATTAAAATGTTGTCTACTCCTTTACTGTTATCTtccccactaccaccaccaaaaCCAAGCAGAATTTTGATTTCCTTTCCCCAAAAAGGTGCTGCTACCTCATTCCCAGGCACATGAGGGAGGACAGGACTTCAGGCTGGAGCCACCATTTaggttctccctcccccagcccggagccagggaggggaagtgacacatggtgatggatggatggatggaaaggaTAGACCCGCAGAGAAAGTAGGATCAGGAAGGGGCTGCTGCTAGGAAAGCCCCCACTCTTTCCAGTCTTGCCTCTGGGGTAGGAGAGGCATGACCGACCATCAGGGCCAGGGTGGTGCCTAGCTAGACCACAGCCCTTTGTGGGGCAGTCCAATAAACATCGTGGATTCTCAGCACCGCTGGTGCCTGGTGTTTCAGGGCTGCCGTGGCCACAGACACCTCTTGGACCTCTTGGCCCTCGTTCCCCAACAAGCCAGTGGTGGCAGGAAGGGATAGGAGAGGAAAGCTCCCCTGCCCTGGGAGCCTCACAGGCTGTACCAGGAGAGGAGCCAGCCTGGGGTGGAGGCAGCTGGATCTCGGGAGTGGCTAACCCACACATCATAGATGCTCTTGTTGGGTGGCACCCCCTGAAAGAGGGCATCTAGATCCCAGAGCAGCCCTGGGGGGCCATGAGTTTCAGGGGCCACCCCCCAGTAGGCTGAGCTGGTTGAAGGTGGGCACTGGGGACAGGGTGTGGGCGGTAGTGGGGCTAAGGGCATTACCACATTGGGAGTGTAGGTGGGCAAGTAAGAGGTGGGCAGCTGCCCCCACAGCGAGGCCCTGTGACTCCCACTGGACAGCCCCCCAGGATCTGGAGAGCCCTGCAGTAAGTGGAggggccaggctctgtgctcaggggagAGGGGCGAGGGCCTGCTGCTTCCGCCCTGGGAAGTCTCCGCATCTGCTCTCCTGGGcccaggaagggggcagaggggccaCAGAGGCCTCtcagagggcaggggtggggtgggcatcACCTTCTGCCCACTGTGCCCAGAGCCCGCTGGACCTGGGCTGCTTCGTGGTGCCCCCTCCCCGGGGTCCCCTAACAAAGACTTGATGCTGAAGCCCTCACTGGGTGGTGGCTGGGGACTGGGCGGCCGGTAGGGCCAGCCGTGCAACACGTAGGGGCCCAGGTCCTTGGCGAAGGCTCCCCGCTCGCCCCTGCTCTGCCAGCGCCGGCACAGGGCCGTGTTCTGCAGCCGCAGCGCCTCGGCCGGGATCAGGCTCACGTCGACTGCCCAGAAGTTGCCCTTGGCCTGGGGCTTCGCTGGATCTTTAGGcacctggagggggtggggaggcttggGTGGGGCCGTCCGACCCCAGACCCTCGGGATTTCCGCCCCAGCTCCGACCCTCGCCCTACCCCACCTTGCGGAAGCATCGGTTGGAGGAGAGATTGTGGCGGATGGAATCCTTCCAGCCCTCGTAGTCTTCCTTGAAGAAGGGGAACGCGGCCTGGACCTGACGGATGATCTGAAACCACCGACCGACCGGCGCGGCAGTGTGAGCCGGACGCAGAGGGGAGCagcgccgcccctcccccacagccggGCTTCGGGGCGTCGCCCCCCCCAGAGAACACCTCTGCGCCCGAGCGAAAAAAAGCCCCGAGGGAAGCGTCCTGCCCGAGCACCTCGGCTCTTTCCCCTGGTGCCCAGGCCTGGACTGGCCCCGCTGGCTCGGCTGGGTGGGGCCAGGTGGGGATGGAAGCCGGAGTCTGAGCCTAGGAGTAGGTAGGGGACGGGTCTGGCGAAAGGTCCGATTACCGAGTGTGAGGGAAAAAGGGGGTCCCTCTCACCTGGGCCAGCTTCAGCCTGCGGGAGGGTGCGGCCTGGATCACCAAGGCAATCATGGCCAAGTAGGTGTAGGGGGGTTTGTCATGCCGCAGgtatctcttcttccttctcttggggggctgggaggaagaCTCCGACCCAGGAAGCCCCAGGCGTGGGTTGCTGCAGGGTCCCATGCAGGGGGAGACACGCACCGTGGGCAGGGGCCTGGCCCCGTGGAGGCAAGGCAATGGGGCAGTGTGGTGAGGCAAGGCTGGGGGCCTGAGGCCGGCGGGCCTGGCGGGCCAGACCCTTTATCATTCggatggaagggggaggggaggggaggcagagggagggagaaatcggcggtgggggaggggagcgtgCAGAGGACTGCCACAATTAGCAGGTTTCAGTTAAtctggaagggaggggcagggaggattCCAGTGGGGGCTGCAGGCGGCCACCCAGGCCTCATTCCTCACCCCTGGGCTGCCTTCAGCACCCCCTACAAGCTGGAGGGAAAAGCCTTTGGAAGGGGCCTGTGACCTACGGTTGCTTTATCCTGTCTGGGCTGGGCTTCAGGCTCGCATTTAATAGCTGCGGGAGTTGATTTACCCAAAGTTGACCTGCCAAGAATGGGTGGGGTCTGCCCAGAGTTCAAGGCTGAGCAGCTTCCGGGACCTAGATGGTGGtcagagggcttcctggaggaaactTCAGGAACAAAATAGGGACACAGTTAATTCAAGGAATTTtcctagggggcgcctgggtggctcagttggtgaagcgacggccttcggctcaggtcatgatctcagggtcctgggatcgagtcccgcatcgggctccctgctcagcggggagtctgcttctccctctgaccctctttcctctcgtgctctctgtctctcattctctctctcaaataaataaataaaatcttaaaaaaaaaaaaaaggaattttcctaGGGGCTGCTACAGGGCCCCAGTGGATTCCCAAGGCCTTGGAGGccactttcctcccctccctggtgCCTGTTAACAGTGGGAGCTGACCAGCTCTCATTATTCATTGTGCACCTCACTGGCTCTAGGTGAGCTGGACCTCCCTGGCCCCAGAGGACTTTTGGGAGGCAGAGTTGCCTCCCTTCTCTTTTGGTCCACTGAGTCCAAAGCTCTGAAGGTTGCTACCCAGGAGGATGCCCCTCATTCTTACGGGGCACTTGGGCAGTGGTCCTGGGCTTTCGTGTGTGTGGGTGGAGGAAGAGGTCTCCTAGCTGGAGGGGTTTACTGGACATCTCTTGGGGCCAGGCCTTGAGGATACAGCTTCATGGGTCATAGTTCCTGCCCAGTGGAGCACGCAAGGACCACCTGGCTTCACCCTGGACAGGAGTGAGAGCACAGGTGTGTCGTGTGAGTACACAGGAAGGCTTCCCAGGCAGCCACAGGGCCCTGAGGATTAGTCTAGGTAGAAGGAGATGTTCCCCAGGCAGGTGGGGGTTGGCCTGAATGGAGGAGGGGCACCCTAGGGAAGAGAGTGGAGGCTCAGGCTGAGGAGGCCTGAGGGGCCAGAACCCCCTGCTCAGGCCTGGCTATAGCGTCTGAGGGTTTTAGCAGGCACAGGACCTGCCCCAGAAGTGTGGTCCCAGAAGAATGCCCCTGGCAGGCCCTGAGACTCACTGGTCCTCTCAATTCCCAGACCCTGTTCTGTCCCCTCACCTTCTCTCTGGCCATCTGATCTGTCAAGGCCTTTGAGTTAGTCAAGGCCTATGGTCTGTACCATGACCCaaagcccagccctgccccctacCAGCAAGTTTGCCCAAGGGGGTATTGGGCCCAGGACACCAGCAGCGGCTGGTGCTGGTATCAAGGCCCCCAGACCCAAGGGAAACCACAGGAGCACACTTTATATAACTCATTTCAAGAATTCAACTTTTCTTGGGTAGCC is from Zalophus californianus isolate mZalCal1 chromosome 4, mZalCal1.pri.v2, whole genome shotgun sequence and encodes:
- the KIFC2 gene encoding kinesin-like protein KIFC2 isoform X3 — encoded protein: MYAFYSLLIYIFYSLFRRDGGAAAAGDPGDPAQSAGCQRGGRRRPDQPPAELWTELTGLVGLTGCSESEDGPEEGAEGRPTEVSLEEALVRLAEFLSVQLGAEESLGNPPDLTKPSDVPPLLTVTGQLLALLAWIRSPRGRQALSQGTQPASEGQCPTPAGSPSQEESPSLSPRDEAQGQNLPQLEEDQRAWQRLEQLILGQLEELKQQLELQEEELGRLRLGVGATDSEKRVQHLTLENEALKQSLSLTRDLLLHWGPGPSTRAPQEEAEALAELQSRLQEAQDTTEALQVQLGVQEVQLQGLRGALRQLQQETEQNCRRELQQMHGRLAGLRARMASLRQGCGDLRGLVSTFTQSCQCSLSEARGQVFRELEPAVLSCLRGYSVCIFTYGQTGTGKTYSMEGPPEDPGIAPRALQSLFQEMGTGGQHRVTLSMVEIYNEAVRDLLAPGPPERLAVRQGPAGQGGIQVAGLTYWDVPNLETLHQMLSLGRSNRATAATTKNRHSSRSHALVTLTLRTASPPRGPGTAGTLHLVDLAGSERAWKAGAASTSPGDRDGAQRLREARTINRSLLALGGVMAALRARRPHVPFRDSQLTRLLQPALGPGATAVLLLQGPPICAASPQISTRPEDLGETVCSLKFAERVGQVELGPARRCRAPRSGTPSSLSTDTPLTGTPCTPTPSPGSPPSPGPESDSSSALGTQKNMPS
- the KIFC2 gene encoding kinesin-like protein KIFC2 isoform X1; the encoded protein is MYAFYSLLIYIFYSLFRRDGGAAAAGDPGDPAQSAGCQRGGRRRPDQPPAELWTELTGLVGLTGCSESEDGPEEGAEGRPTEVSLEEALVRLAEFLSVQLGAEESLGNPPDLTKPSDVPPLLTVTGQLLALLAWIRSPRGRQALSQGTQPASEGQCPTPAGSPSQEESPSLSPRDEAQGQNLPQLEEDQRAWQRLEQLILGQLEELKQQLELQEEELGRLRLGVGATDSEKRVQHLTLENEALKQSLSLTRDLLLHWGPGPSTRAPQEEAEALAELQSRLQEAQDTTEALQVQLGVQEVQLQGLRGALRQLQQETEQNCRRELQQMHGRLAGLRARMASLRQGCGDLRGLVSTFTQSCQCSLSEARGQVSWALGALSSGGAGTQLPEEQQGPPTGCPGRLLELKGNIRVLCRLRPGTPSSLVSSEPGPSGTVTTCYRGRQRRFRLDWVFSPEASQEEVFRELEPAVLSCLRGYSVCIFTYGQTGTGKTYSMEGPPEDPGIAPRALQSLFQEMGTGGQHRVTLSMVEIYNEAVRDLLAPGPPERLAVRQGPAGQGGIQVAGLTYWDVPNLETLHQMLSLGRSNRATAATTKNRHSSRSHALVTLTLRTASPPRGPGTAGTLHLVDLAGSERAWKAGAASTSPGDRDGAQRLREARTINRSLLALGGVMAALRARRPHVPFRDSQLTRLLQPALGPGATAVLLLQGPPICAASPQISTRPEDLGETVCSLKFAERVGQVELGPARRCRAPRSGTPSSLSTDTPLTGTPCTPTPSPGSPPSPGPESDSSSALGTQKNMPS
- the KIFC2 gene encoding kinesin-like protein KIFC2 isoform X2, encoding MYAFYSLLIYIFYSLFRRDGGAAAAGDPGDPAQSAGCQRGGRRRPDQPPAELWTELTGLVGLTGCSESEDGPEEGAEGRPTEVSLEEALVRLAEFLSVQLGAEESLGNPPDLTKPSDVPPLLTVTGQLLALLAWIRSPRGRQALSQGTQPASEGQCPTPAGSPSQEESPSLSPRDEAQGQNLPQLEEDQRAWQRLEQLILGQLEELKQQLELQEEELGRLRLGVGATDSEKRVQHLTLENEALKQSLSLTRDLLLHWGPGPSTRAPQEEAEALAELQSRLQEAQDTTEALQVQLGVQEVQLQGLRGALRQLQQETEQNCRRELQQMHGRLAGLRARMASLRQGCGDLRGLVSTFTQSCQCSLSEARGQVSWALGALSSGGAGTQLPEEQQGPPTGCPGRLLELKGNIRVLCRLRPGTPSSLVSSEPGPSGTVTTCYRGRQRRFRLDWVFSPEASQEEVFRELEPAVLSCLRGYSVCIFTYGQTGTGKTYSMEGPPEDPGIAPRALQSLFQEMGTGGQHRVTLSMVEIYNEAVRDLLAPGPPERLAVRQGPAGQGGIQVAGLTYWDVPNLETLHQMLSLGRSNRATAATTKNRHSSRSHALVTLTLRTASPPRGPGTAGTLHLVDLAGSERAWKAGAASTSPGDRDGAQRLREARTINRSLLALGGVMAALRARRPHVPFRDSQLTRLLQPALGPGATAVLLLQISTRPEDLGETVCSLKFAERVGQVELGPARRCRAPRSGTPSSLSTDTPLTGTPCTPTPSPGSPPSPGPESDSSSALGTQKNMPS
- the KIFC2 gene encoding kinesin-like protein KIFC2 isoform X4, whose translation is MYAFYSLLIYIFYSLFRRDGGAAAAGDPGDPAQSAGCQRGGRRRPDQPPAELWTELTGLVGLTGCSESEDGPEEGAEGRPTEVSLEEALVRLAEFLSVQLGAEESLGNPPDLTKPSDVPPLLTVTGQLLALLAWIRSPRGRQALSQGTQPASEGQCPTPAGSPSQEESPSLSPRDEAQGQNLPQLEEDQRAWQRLEQLILGQLEELKQQLELQEEELGRLRLGVGATDSEKRVQHLTLENEALKQSLSLTRDLLLHWGPGPSTRAPQEEAEALAELQSRLQEAQDTTEALQVQVFRELEPAVLSCLRGYSVCIFTYGQTGTGKTYSMEGPPEDPGIAPRALQSLFQEMGTGGQHRVTLSMVEIYNEAVRDLLAPGPPERLAVRQGPAGQGGIQVAGLTYWDVPNLETLHQMLSLGRSNRATAATTKNRHSSRSHALVTLTLRTASPPRGPGTAGTLHLVDLAGSERAWKAGAASTSPGDRDGAQRLREARTINRSLLALGGVMAALRARRPHVPFRDSQLTRLLQPALGPGATAVLLLQGPPICAASPQISTRPEDLGETVCSLKFAERVGQVELGPARRCRAPRSGTPSSLSTDTPLTGTPCTPTPSPGSPPSPGPESDSSSALGTQKNMPS
- the FOXH1 gene encoding forkhead box protein H1, with amino-acid sequence MGPCSNPRLGLPGSESSSQPPKRRKKRYLRHDKPPYTYLAMIALVIQAAPSRRLKLAQIIRQVQAAFPFFKEDYEGWKDSIRHNLSSNRCFRKVPKDPAKPQAKGNFWAVDVSLIPAEALRLQNTALCRRWQSRGERGAFAKDLGPYVLHGWPYRPPSPQPPPSEGFSIKSLLGDPGEGAPRSSPGPAGSGHSGQKVMPTPPLPSERPLWPLCPLPGPRRADAETSQGGSSRPSPLSPEHRAWPLHLLQGSPDPGGLSSGSHRASLWGQLPTSYLPTYTPNVVMPLAPLPPTPCPQCPPSTSSAYWGVAPETHGPPGLLWDLDALFQGVPPNKSIYDVWVSHSRDPAASTPGWLLSWYSL